In Promicromonospora sp. Populi, one genomic interval encodes:
- a CDS encoding PAS and ANTAR domain-containing protein yields the protein MSPYNQTNLALVEQSAGDTASQPMISAIELAAALGLGTSLLIGRYRVGLASGDWWWSDEVYTMHGWKRHEVEPSLDALRSRKHPDDRARVLRAAGEALRTGRPFACAHRIVDKAGRSRSVVVIGQGQRGVSDGSPEVAGYVVDVTPAQKEAMNRRSKGLVDRAFVSQAVIEQAKGVISAVRGVDEGAAEQILRDVAGTVGVPLRSVADQVMAALRAEERPGVTKAALSRALDAVRPMGRPRAHDAMLTRRRRTDPV from the coding sequence ATGTCCCCCTACAACCAGACCAACCTTGCCCTCGTCGAGCAGTCCGCGGGTGACACCGCCTCGCAGCCGATGATCTCGGCGATCGAGCTGGCCGCAGCTCTCGGCCTCGGGACCAGTCTGCTGATCGGTCGCTACCGAGTCGGCCTCGCCTCGGGAGACTGGTGGTGGTCCGACGAGGTCTACACGATGCACGGCTGGAAGCGGCACGAGGTGGAGCCGAGCCTGGATGCGCTGCGCTCCCGCAAGCACCCCGACGACCGGGCCCGCGTGCTGCGAGCCGCCGGCGAGGCCCTCCGGACCGGCCGGCCGTTTGCCTGCGCGCACCGCATAGTGGACAAGGCCGGGCGCTCGCGTTCGGTCGTCGTCATCGGCCAGGGCCAACGAGGAGTGTCCGACGGGTCTCCGGAGGTGGCCGGCTACGTGGTGGACGTGACTCCGGCCCAGAAGGAGGCGATGAATCGCCGGTCGAAGGGGCTGGTGGACCGGGCGTTCGTGAGCCAGGCCGTAATCGAGCAGGCCAAGGGCGTCATTTCCGCGGTGCGCGGTGTGGACGAAGGCGCCGCCGAGCAGATCCTGCGCGACGTCGCGGGCACGGTCGGTGTGCCGCTGCGCTCGGTGGCCGACCAGGTGATGGCTGCGCTGCGGGCCGAGGAGCGGCCCGGCGTCACGAAGGCTGCGCTGAGCCGAGCGCTCGACGCCGTCCGGCCGATGGGCCGGCCGCGCGCACA
- a CDS encoding Rho termination factor N-terminal domain-containing protein produces the protein MPKRQPGPSVKDKELYEKLRDEGSSKEKAARIANAAAATSRKSVGRKGGKAGDYDDWSVEKLRKRAAEIGIPGRSKMRKGELIEALRSH, from the coding sequence ATGCCGAAGCGTCAACCTGGCCCGAGCGTGAAGGACAAGGAGCTCTACGAGAAGCTGCGTGACGAGGGCAGCTCGAAGGAGAAGGCGGCACGCATCGCGAATGCCGCAGCGGCCACGTCGCGCAAGAGCGTGGGCCGCAAGGGCGGCAAGGCCGGGGATTACGACGACTGGTCAGTCGAAAAGCTGCGCAAGCGTGCGGCCGAGATCGGCATCCCCGGGCGCTCCAAGATGCGCAAGGGCGAACTCATCGAGGCGCTGCGGTCCCACTGA
- a CDS encoding NAD-dependent epimerase/dehydratase family protein, which yields MRIVIVGATGNVGTALLRALHGEPKVTSVLGMARRLPDRSAEPYRHAEWAPVDIAAENTDEAVIAQLAERFQGADAVVHLAWLVQPNRERELLRRANVEGTRRVAEAVVRAGVPHLVVASSVGAYSPVVDDVPRREDWTCEGIPTSHYSVDKAAQERVLDELEAAHPEVAVARVRPALIFQADAAQSVVRYFLGPLVPAQLLRTGRLPALPLPEGLRLQAVHADDVADAYRRVVVERAVGAFNVAADDVLRGSDLARIVGHGRLIEVPPAAARVALSAAYDSRVVRADPGWLDMAMGAPVLDTTRVRSELGWAPRRTAAEAIEELLAGIAVGQGLGSAPLRPASPRPAGRSVLPLRHHGKVRIPASMDSYLFGLYLSDHFTGATAGLERMELMTRSYRDTPFHAELAESTEQLRGERELYRDLLDALGVPRRRHRQVAAWVGEKVGRLKLNGRITQRSPMTAVLEAELMRSAVLGKIGGWQTLRDHAAEIGLDPTQLDELISRAHQQIEMLDRFHAYARHRAFETDRALGWDDVLDVPAGGQRKTQPGL from the coding sequence ATGCGCATCGTCATCGTCGGGGCCACGGGAAACGTCGGGACCGCGCTCCTGCGCGCGCTGCACGGGGAGCCAAAGGTCACCTCGGTGCTCGGGATGGCCAGGCGGCTGCCGGACCGATCCGCCGAGCCCTACCGGCATGCCGAGTGGGCGCCGGTCGACATCGCGGCGGAGAACACCGACGAGGCAGTCATCGCGCAGCTCGCGGAGCGGTTCCAAGGTGCCGACGCCGTAGTCCACCTGGCGTGGCTCGTCCAGCCGAACCGCGAGCGCGAGCTGCTGCGCCGAGCCAACGTGGAGGGCACCCGCCGGGTGGCCGAGGCCGTGGTGCGCGCCGGTGTGCCGCACCTGGTCGTCGCCTCGTCGGTGGGTGCGTACTCCCCCGTCGTCGACGACGTGCCCCGGCGTGAGGACTGGACGTGCGAGGGCATCCCGACGTCGCACTACAGCGTGGACAAGGCCGCGCAGGAGCGGGTGCTCGACGAGCTAGAGGCCGCACACCCCGAGGTAGCGGTGGCGCGGGTCCGCCCGGCGCTGATCTTCCAGGCCGACGCCGCGCAGTCCGTCGTGCGGTACTTCCTCGGCCCGCTGGTGCCGGCGCAGCTGCTCAGGACCGGCCGGCTGCCCGCGCTGCCGCTGCCTGAGGGCCTGCGGCTGCAGGCGGTGCACGCCGACGACGTCGCTGACGCCTACCGGCGCGTCGTCGTGGAGCGGGCCGTCGGGGCGTTCAACGTCGCGGCGGACGACGTGCTCCGCGGGTCGGACCTGGCCCGGATCGTCGGCCACGGCCGGCTGATCGAGGTACCGCCGGCCGCGGCCCGTGTCGCGCTCTCTGCCGCTTACGACAGCCGTGTGGTCCGTGCCGATCCCGGCTGGCTCGACATGGCGATGGGCGCTCCCGTGCTCGATACCACCCGGGTCAGGTCCGAGCTCGGGTGGGCGCCGCGCCGTACGGCCGCCGAGGCGATCGAGGAGCTGCTCGCGGGCATCGCCGTCGGGCAGGGCCTGGGGTCCGCTCCCCTGCGACCCGCGTCGCCGCGGCCGGCGGGCAGGTCCGTGCTGCCGCTGCGGCACCACGGGAAGGTGCGGATCCCGGCCTCGATGGACAGCTACCTCTTTGGTCTCTACCTCTCCGACCACTTCACCGGCGCGACCGCCGGCCTGGAGCGGATGGAGCTCATGACCCGCAGCTACCGGGACACGCCCTTCCACGCCGAGCTGGCCGAGAGCACCGAGCAGCTCCGCGGCGAGCGGGAGCTCTACCGCGACCTGCTGGACGCGCTCGGGGTGCCGCGGCGCCGTCATCGGCAGGTGGCGGCATGGGTCGGCGAGAAGGTCGGGCGGCTGAAGCTCAACGGCCGGATCACCCAGCGGTCGCCGATGACGGCGGTCCTCGAGGCGGAGCTCATGCGGTCGGCGGTGCTGGGCAAGATCGGCGGCTGGCAGACGCTGCGCGACCACGCCGCCGAGATCGGCCTGGACCCGACGCAGCTCGACGAGCTCATCAGCCGGGCGCACCAGCAGATCGAGATGCTGGACCGGTTCCACGCCTACGCGCGTCATCGGGCCTTCGAGACGGACCGTGCGCTCGGGTGGGACGACGTGCTTGACGTCCCGGCCGGGGGCCAGCGTAAGACCCAGCCGGGGTTATGA
- a CDS encoding molybdopterin-binding protein yields the protein MPQMRIRDAATYLGVSDDTVRRWISRGLLTERADESGRKVVDGYEVAQVARQQATLPAPPKGVASSARNRFVGLVTDIQVDAVMAQVELQCGPFRVVSLMSSEAVRDLGLELGSVAVAVIKSTTVIVETAKGES from the coding sequence GTGCCGCAGATGAGGATTCGAGATGCCGCCACCTATCTGGGGGTGAGCGACGACACCGTGCGCCGGTGGATCAGCCGAGGGCTGCTCACCGAGCGCGCCGACGAGTCGGGCCGCAAGGTCGTCGACGGGTACGAGGTCGCTCAGGTCGCGCGGCAGCAGGCCACGTTGCCTGCGCCGCCCAAGGGTGTGGCGAGCTCGGCGCGGAACAGGTTCGTCGGTCTGGTGACGGACATCCAGGTCGATGCGGTGATGGCCCAGGTGGAGCTGCAGTGCGGGCCGTTCCGGGTCGTGTCCCTCATGAGCAGCGAAGCGGTGCGTGACCTGGGCCTGGAGCTGGGTTCGGTCGCCGTGGCCGTCATCAAGTCCACGACGGTGATCGTGGAAACAGCCAAAGGAGAATCATGA
- the modA gene encoding molybdate ABC transporter substrate-binding protein, with protein MRRELTITTAALVAVVLAGCGSGGTDGADGTQGSGTEETTLTVYAAASLTATFEQIGAEFEASHDGVEVEFNFAGSSDLAAQIQEGAPADAFASADEANMAKLTAESLEGADPVAFASNTLEIAVPPGNPAGVQDFADLAGEGLNLVICAPEVPCGAATQRVAESADVELSPVSEEQSVTDVLAKVTTGEADAGLVYVTDVIGAGEDVEGIEFPESSSAVNVYPIAPIADSQNADLAQEFVDLVLAEGGQSILQDAGFQPAS; from the coding sequence ATGAGGCGAGAGCTCACGATCACGACGGCGGCGCTGGTCGCCGTGGTCCTTGCCGGCTGCGGGTCGGGAGGTACCGACGGCGCCGACGGCACGCAGGGCAGCGGCACCGAGGAGACCACCCTGACCGTGTACGCGGCCGCGTCGCTGACCGCGACGTTCGAGCAGATCGGGGCTGAGTTCGAGGCGAGCCACGACGGGGTCGAGGTCGAGTTCAACTTCGCCGGCTCTTCGGACCTGGCCGCCCAGATCCAGGAGGGCGCGCCCGCCGACGCCTTCGCCTCGGCCGACGAGGCCAACATGGCGAAGCTGACCGCCGAAAGCCTCGAAGGCGCTGACCCGGTGGCCTTCGCGTCCAACACCCTGGAGATCGCGGTGCCCCCGGGCAACCCGGCCGGCGTGCAGGACTTCGCCGACCTGGCCGGCGAGGGCCTCAACCTGGTGATCTGCGCCCCGGAGGTGCCGTGCGGTGCCGCTACGCAGCGGGTCGCCGAGTCCGCCGACGTGGAGCTCTCGCCGGTGAGCGAGGAGCAGTCGGTCACCGACGTGCTGGCCAAGGTCACCACGGGCGAGGCCGACGCCGGCCTGGTGTACGTGACCGACGTGATCGGCGCAGGTGAGGACGTCGAAGGGATCGAGTTCCCCGAGTCGTCGTCGGCCGTGAACGTCTATCCCATCGCCCCGATCGCGGACAGCCAGAATGCGGACCTGGCTCAGGAGTTCGTCGACCTCGTCCTTGCCGAGGGCGGGCAGTCGATCCTGCAGGACGCCGGATTCCAGCCAGCGTCCTGA
- a CDS encoding ABC transporter permease, producing the protein MTGPPVRVGVPTWIFFPAVVGAAFVLLPLLAIVLRTPWSRFFDLLVSQASQEALLLSLRTSGTSTLLCIVFGIPMALVLARTSFRGQGILRSLVLLPLVLPPVVGGIALLYTFGRRGLLGETFEVLGVQVAFSTTAVVLAQTFVAMPFLVVSLEGALRTAGQKYEVAAATLGAGPTTVFRRVTLPLVLPGLASGAVLAFARSLGEFGATITFAGSLQGVTRTLPLEIYLRRETDAEAAVALSLVLVVVAVLVIGFARQGKGSL; encoded by the coding sequence ATGACCGGTCCGCCCGTCCGGGTCGGTGTGCCGACCTGGATCTTCTTCCCCGCCGTAGTGGGAGCCGCCTTCGTGCTGCTCCCACTGCTGGCGATCGTGCTGCGCACGCCCTGGAGCCGGTTCTTCGACCTGCTCGTATCGCAGGCCTCGCAAGAAGCACTCCTGCTGAGCCTGCGGACTTCCGGCACCAGCACCCTGCTGTGCATCGTGTTCGGAATCCCGATGGCCCTGGTCCTGGCCCGGACGAGCTTCAGGGGCCAGGGGATCCTGCGATCGCTGGTGCTCCTTCCGCTGGTGCTGCCGCCCGTCGTCGGCGGCATCGCTCTGCTGTACACGTTCGGGCGGCGCGGTCTGCTCGGCGAGACGTTCGAGGTGCTCGGCGTCCAGGTCGCGTTCTCCACCACGGCGGTCGTGCTGGCCCAGACCTTCGTGGCCATGCCGTTCCTCGTGGTCAGCCTTGAGGGCGCCCTACGCACCGCCGGCCAGAAGTACGAGGTCGCCGCCGCCACCCTGGGCGCGGGACCCACCACGGTCTTCCGGCGCGTGACGCTGCCGCTCGTGCTGCCCGGCCTGGCCTCGGGCGCCGTGCTCGCCTTCGCCCGGTCGCTGGGCGAGTTCGGCGCCACCATCACCTTCGCGGGCAGCCTCCAGGGCGTGACCCGCACCCTCCCGCTGGAGATCTACCTGCGCCGCGAGACCGACGCCGAGGCGGCCGTGGCCCTCTCCCTGGTCCTCGTGGTGGTGGCCGTCCTGGTGATCGGGTTCGCCCGCCAAGGCAAGGGCAGCCTGTGA
- a CDS encoding sulfate/molybdate ABC transporter ATP-binding protein: MTFEYQATVVDRGVDLAFDVAPGETVALLGPNGAGKSTVLAVTAGLLRPDAGRVTLDGRALTLRGRGGRDVHVAPHDRQVALLAQEPLLFPHLSVLDNVAFGPRSRGVGRSASRTAAGHWLSEVGIESLAGRRPGQLSGGQAQRAAVARALAADPKLLLLDEPMAALDVAVTPALRQTLRRVLADRTVVLVTHDALDALLLADRVIVIDDGRIVDQGDSSEVLARPRSRFTAQIAGLNMVTGTWRDHAVLTTTGMRVSGQPSDPLPNEGDPVVAVFPPSAVSVFLDDPGGSPRNALEVTITHLEPYGGQIRVRTEELSADITAQAAAELNLAPGSRAFFVIKAAEIAVYGT, from the coding sequence GTGACGTTCGAGTACCAGGCCACCGTCGTCGACCGGGGAGTCGACCTCGCCTTCGACGTCGCCCCCGGGGAGACCGTCGCGCTGCTGGGCCCGAACGGCGCGGGAAAATCCACGGTCCTGGCAGTCACGGCCGGCCTGCTCCGGCCCGACGCCGGGCGGGTCACCCTGGACGGACGGGCCTTGACCCTCCGGGGTCGCGGAGGCCGCGACGTCCATGTGGCCCCGCACGACCGGCAGGTCGCCCTGCTGGCTCAGGAACCGCTGCTCTTTCCGCACCTGAGTGTGCTGGACAACGTTGCGTTCGGGCCGCGGAGCCGGGGGGTTGGCCGTTCTGCTTCCCGGACTGCGGCCGGGCACTGGCTGAGCGAGGTCGGGATCGAGTCGCTCGCCGGTCGCCGGCCGGGCCAGCTCTCCGGTGGACAGGCCCAACGGGCCGCCGTCGCCCGGGCCCTGGCCGCCGACCCCAAGCTGCTGCTCCTCGACGAACCCATGGCCGCCCTCGACGTCGCCGTGACACCCGCCCTGCGCCAGACCCTGCGCCGGGTACTGGCCGACCGCACGGTTGTGCTCGTCACCCACGACGCCCTCGACGCCCTGCTCCTCGCCGACCGAGTCATCGTGATCGACGACGGAAGGATCGTCGACCAGGGCGACAGCTCAGAGGTGCTGGCCCGGCCCCGCAGCCGTTTCACCGCCCAGATCGCGGGCCTGAACATGGTCACCGGAACGTGGCGTGACCACGCCGTGCTCACGACGACCGGTATGCGGGTCTCGGGACAACCCAGCGACCCGCTGCCGAACGAGGGCGACCCGGTTGTGGCGGTGTTCCCGCCGAGCGCCGTGTCCGTCTTCCTCGACGACCCCGGTGGCAGCCCGCGCAACGCGCTGGAGGTGACGATCACCCACCTCGAACCGTACGGCGGGCAGATCAGGGTCCGGACGGAAGAGCTCAGTGCCGACATCACGGCGCAGGCGGCCGCGGAGCTGAACCTTGCGCCGGGGTCACGGGCGTTCTTCGTGATCAAGGCTGCTGAGATCGCTGTTTACGGGACCTGA